Proteins from a single region of Coregonus clupeaformis isolate EN_2021a chromosome 35, ASM2061545v1, whole genome shotgun sequence:
- the hspbp1 gene encoding hsp70-binding protein 1 isoform X2: MAEDQRNRRHPQNLQGVLRLAVEAGSAADGPALSEPMSEERKEWLKGALAEVAKGQNSEVEQMKECMRVLMRDGGCVRGREGEEEGEDEEGETEGALEFLSELCENLDNARDLMTLGGLDLCMSQCLNHPQGSVRWRGAQLIASCAQNMPEVQCHLLNKGALPKLLQLTDSDPHPTVRVKALYAVSCLVREQEVGLGAFLSHDGFSVLMRGMQSDNEKLRTKSSFLLLNLLTVHPEHKVLSMGMVQQLVSILRTPHSSFHEHVLGALCCLVEESPLGLRDCQSPTLGLEEMLNQRAKDLQGREECQEELEFCKRLRSACFCGRQPDDSGMDR; the protein is encoded by the exons ATGGCAGAAGACCAACGCAACAGGAGACATCCCCAAAACCTCCAGGGTGTCCTTCGATTGGCTGTGGAGGCTGGCTCTGCTGCAGATGGACCCGCCCTCTCTGAACCCATGTCAGAGGAG AGAAAAGAATGGTTGAAAGGAGCTCTTGCGGAAGTGGCTAAAGGACAGAACAGCGAGGTGGAACAGATGAAGGAGTGTATGCGTGTCCtgatgagagatggagggtgtgtgagggggagagagggagaggaggaaggagaggatgaagagggggagacagaaggggcACTGGAGTTTCTCTCAGAGCTGTGTGAGAACCTGGACAATGCCAGAG accTGATGACCCTGGGTGGACTGGACCTGTGTATGTCACAGTGCTTGAACCATCCTCAGGGCAGCGTGAGGTGGCGTGGTGCCCAGCTCATCGCCTCCTGTGCCCAGAACATGCCCGAAGTGCAGTGCCACTTACTCAACAAGGGCGCGCTACCCAAACTCCTGCAGCTGACCGACTCCGATCCCCACCCCACCGTTCGAGTGAAGGCCCTCTACGCTGTTTCCT gtcTGGTGCGTGAGCAGGAAGTAGGTCTCGGGGCCTTCCTGTCCCACGATGGCTTCTCTGTGCTGATGAGAGGCATGCAGTCTGACAACGAGAAACTGAGGACCAAGTCGTCTTTCTTACTCCTCAACCTCCTCACAGTCCACCCAGAGCATAAAG TTCTCTCCATGGGTATGGTGCAACAGCTGGTGTCCATTCTTCGCACGCCTCACTCCTCCTTCCACGAGCATGTGCTCGGCGCCCTCTGCTG ccTGGTGGAGGAGAGTCCTCTGGGTCTGAGGGACTGTCAGAGCCCTACATTGGGGCTGGAGGAGATGCTCAACCAGCGGGCTAAAGATCtgcaggggagagaggagtgtcAG GAAGAGTTGGAGTTCTGCAAACGCTTGCGTTCTGCTTGTTTTTGCGGGCGGCAACCTGACGACAGTGGAATGGATCGCTAG
- the hspbp1 gene encoding hsp70-binding protein 1 isoform X1, whose amino-acid sequence MAEDQRNRRHPQNLQGVLRLAVEAGSAADGPALSEPMSEERKEWLKGALAEVAKGQNSEVEQMKECMRVLMRDGGCVRGREGEEEGEDEEGETEGALEFLSELCENLDNARDLMTLGGLDLCMSQCLNHPQGSVRWRGAQLIASCAQNMPEVQCHLLNKGALPKLLQLTDSDPHPTVRVKALYAVSCLVREQEVGLGAFLSHDGFSVLMRGMQSDNEKLRTKSSFLLLNLLTVHPEHKDTVLSMGMVQQLVSILRTPHSSFHEHVLGALCCLVEESPLGLRDCQSPTLGLEEMLNQRAKDLQGREECQEELEFCKRLRSACFCGRQPDDSGMDR is encoded by the exons ATGGCAGAAGACCAACGCAACAGGAGACATCCCCAAAACCTCCAGGGTGTCCTTCGATTGGCTGTGGAGGCTGGCTCTGCTGCAGATGGACCCGCCCTCTCTGAACCCATGTCAGAGGAG AGAAAAGAATGGTTGAAAGGAGCTCTTGCGGAAGTGGCTAAAGGACAGAACAGCGAGGTGGAACAGATGAAGGAGTGTATGCGTGTCCtgatgagagatggagggtgtgtgagggggagagagggagaggaggaaggagaggatgaagagggggagacagaaggggcACTGGAGTTTCTCTCAGAGCTGTGTGAGAACCTGGACAATGCCAGAG accTGATGACCCTGGGTGGACTGGACCTGTGTATGTCACAGTGCTTGAACCATCCTCAGGGCAGCGTGAGGTGGCGTGGTGCCCAGCTCATCGCCTCCTGTGCCCAGAACATGCCCGAAGTGCAGTGCCACTTACTCAACAAGGGCGCGCTACCCAAACTCCTGCAGCTGACCGACTCCGATCCCCACCCCACCGTTCGAGTGAAGGCCCTCTACGCTGTTTCCT gtcTGGTGCGTGAGCAGGAAGTAGGTCTCGGGGCCTTCCTGTCCCACGATGGCTTCTCTGTGCTGATGAGAGGCATGCAGTCTGACAACGAGAAACTGAGGACCAAGTCGTCTTTCTTACTCCTCAACCTCCTCACAGTCCACCCAGAGCATAAAG ataCAGTTCTCTCCATGGGTATGGTGCAACAGCTGGTGTCCATTCTTCGCACGCCTCACTCCTCCTTCCACGAGCATGTGCTCGGCGCCCTCTGCTG ccTGGTGGAGGAGAGTCCTCTGGGTCTGAGGGACTGTCAGAGCCCTACATTGGGGCTGGAGGAGATGCTCAACCAGCGGGCTAAAGATCtgcaggggagagaggagtgtcAG GAAGAGTTGGAGTTCTGCAAACGCTTGCGTTCTGCTTGTTTTTGCGGGCGGCAACCTGACGACAGTGGAATGGATCGCTAG
- the LOC123482640 gene encoding lysoplasmalogenase-like codes for MDILETAAYDRRQRRNTYCVLFLSLSPFFLAIAAYFYLWIPDSSPSVLAAAIKAAPVISLALLVLSYKGGSSLLGVAGGLIFSAGGDYCLIWPKLFLHGMASFALAHLLYSLTFLSTRYSSLSPSSSLSYFFYLLLWLLGGGIYAYIFPFLQKTPDAAALTPGVGVYVALIVLMATLAVRTRRPLIMMGSLIFMTSDLTLALQTFKVTEPMEHGRHIVMTTYYLAQLLIAVGDIKAVEGGDEFAKWKKS; via the exons ATGGACATCCTTGAAACAGCCGCCTATGACCGAAGACAGCGCAGGAACACG tactgtgttctgtttctttctctttcGCCGTTCTTCCTGGCCATCGCTGCCTACTTCTATCTGTGGATCCCTGACTCCTCCCCCTCCGTCCTCGCTGCAGCTATTAAGGCCGCCCCTGTCATCTCATTGGCTCTCCTGGTGCTGAGCTACAAAGGGGGGAGTAGTCTCCTTGGAGTAGCGGGGGGCCTAATCTTCTCGGCAGGCGGCGACTATTGTCTTATATGGCCCAAGCTGTTTCTCCATG GAATGGCCTCCTTCGCCTTGGCCCACCTGCTCTactccctcaccttcctctccaCTCGTTACTCCTCCCTCAGcccctcctcttccctgtccTATTTCTTCTACCTGCTCCTGTGGCTGCTGGGGGGAGGCATCTACGCCTACATCTTCCCTTTCCTGCAGAAGACGCCGGACGCGGCCGCCCTGACTCCCGGTGTCGGGGTCTACGTGGCTCTGATAGTTCTGATGGCTACGTTGGCGGTTCGCACCCGCCGCCCACTGATCATGATGGGCAGTTTGATCttcatgacctctgacctgacgCTGGCGCTGCAGACCTTCAAAGTGACGGAGCCCATGGAGCATGGCAGGCACATCGTCATGACGACGTACTACCTGGCACAGCTGCTGATCGCCGTGGGCGACATCAAGGCCGTGGAGGGCGGGGACGAGTTTGCCAAATGGAAGAAATCTTAG
- the LOC123482639 gene encoding putative L-aspartate dehydrogenase isoform X1 — MRGTMTDTLPMMRIGVVGYGHLGQYLVERLQREGAHVGLTLVFVWNRNTDKLRESVTEELILHNLPDFTDRGADVIVEVCHPKIVKDFGIQFLSKAHFLVGSPSALSDPQLNQELRQAADHHGRTLYVPSGALWGGQDILRLNDSGSLKALFIRMSKHPSCFRLTGDVLSDWTEDEGRRVLFSGSVAELCPVAPNNVNTMAAAAIAAGTLEQLTGLQGAWRPGLLVLKREGFQKTIPSTNQTHTTQHYGTETHYTTLWY, encoded by the exons ATGCGAG GAACCATGACTGACACGTTGCCAATGATGAGAATTGGAGTTGTGGGATATGGACATTTAG GGCAGTACCTTGTGGAGCGGCTCCAGAGAGAAGGGGCCCATGTGGGCCTGACATTGGTCTTTGTGTGGAACAGAAACACTGACAAACTCAGAGAATCAGTGACTGAGGAGCTGATTCTACACAACCTCCCAGACTTTACAGACAG gggTGCTGATGTGATTGTGGAGGTGTGTCATcccaaaattgtaaaagactttGGAATCCAGTTCCTCTCTAAGGCCCATTTTCTG GTGGGCTCTCCCTCAGCCCTCTCAGACCCACAGCTGAACCAGGAACTGCGCCAGGCTGCAGACCATCATGGGAGGACCCTTTATGTCCCCAGTGGTGCATTGTGGGGAGGCCAGGACATCTTGAGACTCAATGATAGTGGATCTTTAAAG GCACTGTTCATACGGATGTCCAAGCACCCGTCATGTTTCCGTCTGACAGGAGACGTGCTGTCTGATTGGACAGAGGATGAGGGGAGGCGGGTCTTATTCAGTGGCTCGGTGGCAGAGCTCTGTCCCGTCGCTCCTAACAACGTCAACACCATGGCAGCAGCGGCCATCGCAGCGGGGACCCTGG AGCAGCTTACTGG TTTGCAAGGGGCATGGCGGCCGGGTTTACTTGtgctgaagagggagggatttcaGAAGACAATTCCCTCTACTAaccaaacacacactacacaacactatggtactgaaacacactacacaacactatggtactga
- the LOC123482639 gene encoding putative L-aspartate dehydrogenase isoform X2 — MRGTMTDTLPMMRIGVVGYGHLGQYLVERLQREGAHVGLTLVFVWNRNTDKLRESVTEELILHNLPDFTDRGADVIVEVCHPKIVKDFGIQFLSKAHFLVGSPSALSDPQLNQELRQAADHHGRTLYVPSGALWGGQDILRLNDSGSLKALFIRMSKHPSCFRLTGDVLSDWTEDEGRRVLFSGSVAELCPVAPNNVNTMAAAAIAAGTLGFAGVQGEIVSDTALSDYHVVEV, encoded by the exons ATGCGAG GAACCATGACTGACACGTTGCCAATGATGAGAATTGGAGTTGTGGGATATGGACATTTAG GGCAGTACCTTGTGGAGCGGCTCCAGAGAGAAGGGGCCCATGTGGGCCTGACATTGGTCTTTGTGTGGAACAGAAACACTGACAAACTCAGAGAATCAGTGACTGAGGAGCTGATTCTACACAACCTCCCAGACTTTACAGACAG gggTGCTGATGTGATTGTGGAGGTGTGTCATcccaaaattgtaaaagactttGGAATCCAGTTCCTCTCTAAGGCCCATTTTCTG GTGGGCTCTCCCTCAGCCCTCTCAGACCCACAGCTGAACCAGGAACTGCGCCAGGCTGCAGACCATCATGGGAGGACCCTTTATGTCCCCAGTGGTGCATTGTGGGGAGGCCAGGACATCTTGAGACTCAATGATAGTGGATCTTTAAAG GCACTGTTCATACGGATGTCCAAGCACCCGTCATGTTTCCGTCTGACAGGAGACGTGCTGTCTGATTGGACAGAGGATGAGGGGAGGCGGGTCTTATTCAGTGGCTCGGTGGCAGAGCTCTGTCCCGTCGCTCCTAACAACGTCAACACCATGGCAGCAGCGGCCATCGCAGCGGGGACCCTGGGTTTCGCTGGCGTCCAGGGGGAGATTGTGTCGGACACGGC ACTAAGTGATTACCATGTGGTGGAGGTGTAG